One Rosa chinensis cultivar Old Blush chromosome 3, RchiOBHm-V2, whole genome shotgun sequence DNA window includes the following coding sequences:
- the LOC112193105 gene encoding proteoglycan 4, whose protein sequence is MMNRNVRESLAGGRNFPASQNHRRGGSLNLPLLSSSVKQEHHDESSSLDLFSKSRRTLSVASSDDSSDVSVKLGRLSVGSGKVGARTGIDDLLSSADGGGKHDYDWLLTPPETPLFPSSDGSESQPTLAAARSSALNRSTSSAKPSRLSVSQSESNYSSRPARSSSVTRSSISSSQYTNYSSNRSSNFLNTSSASVSSYSRPSSPITRSPSTARPSTPTSRPSLSRPSTPSRTRTVLTSSSIERPRSVASSRPSTPSSRPQIPANLSSPAARTPSRPSTPTRRHSLPSLSPASSPSPSAGRLSNGRNPAPTSRPSSPSPRVRPPPQPIVPHDFPLDTPPNLRTTLPDRPISAGRSRPGAAVVVKGKLETPAAVVVPRRQSSPIVSRGRLTEAPGRSRVLSNGHHDVPEPRKAQHLPDLGMRKPVKTSSTPATDNSGFGRNISKKSLDMAIRHMDIKNGTGNSRQLSGSTLFPQSIRSGTPKTQSVRTLSSSASVNMNGGLQSRSNGVVYENGNNMSRPVENGTEANGGGRYSAKLNDVDIYESSRYDAILLKEDLKNTNWLHSLDDKLDEGPIFDNGFEHLPEPFGLL, encoded by the exons ATGATGAACCGGAATGTGAGGGAGTCTCTGGCCGGCGGGAGGAATTTTCCGGCGTCGCAGAACCACCGGCGAGGCGGCAGTTTGAATCTCCCTCTGCTGTCTTCGAGTGTGAAGCAGGAGCACCATGACGAGAGCAGTAGCTTGGATCTCTTCTCCAAGAGCCGCCGCACTCTCTCCGTCGCTTCCTCCGATGACTCCTCCGACG TTTCGGTGAAATTGGGGAGACTGTCAGTTGGATCGGGCAAAGTGGGAGCAAGGACTGGGATTGATGATCTGTTGTCATCTGCAGATGGTGGTGGAAAGCATGATTATGACTG GCTTCTCACTCCACCAGAAACTCCACTTTTCCCTTCATCAGATGGAAGTGAATCTCAACCAACCTTAGCTGCTGCAAGAAGCAGTGCTTTAAATAGATCAACTTCCTCAGCCAAGCCTTCAAGG CTTTCAGTTTCACAATCTGAGAGTAACTATTCATCAAGACCAGCTAGAAGCAGTTCAGTGACTCGCTCTTCAATCTCTTCATCACAGTATACCAACTATTCCTCAAACAGATCCTCCAATTTCCTTAACACGAGCTCGGCTTCAGTTTCGTCTTACAGTAGACCATCATCCCCCATTACCCGCTCCCCATCTACAGCAAGACCTTCCACTCCAACCTCTCGCCCATCACTATCAAGACCCTCAACTCCTTCTAGAACCCGTACTGTTCTGACTAGCTCTTCCATTGAGAGACCTCGGTCAGTGGCAAGCTCAAGACCATCCACTCCTAGTTCTAGGCCACAGATTCCTGCAAACTTGAGTTCACCAGCTGCTCGAACACCTTCTCGTCCATCTACCCCCACTCGTCGGCATTCGTTGCCTTCTTTGTCTCCAGCATCAAGTCCTTCACCTTCAGCTGGCCGTCTTTCAAATGGGCGCAATCCAGCACCGACATCCCGACCAAGCTCCCCTAGCCCACGTGTCCGTCCCCCACCACAGCCCATTGTTCCCCATGATTTTCCTCTTGATACACCGCCAAACCTTAGAACAACCTTACCAGACAGGCCAATTTCTGCTGGTAGGTCTCGGCCTGGTGCTGCTGTAGTAGTGAAGGGAAAATTAGAAACCCCAGCTGCCGTGGTTGTGCCAAGAAGACAGTCATCACCCATTGTTTCAAGGGGAAGACTCACAGAGGCCCCTGGAAGAAGCCGTGTACTTTCTAATGGGCACCATGATGTTCCTGAGCCTAGAAAGGCGCAACATCTCCCTGACCTGGGCATGCGGAAGCCTGTGAAGACTTCATCAACACCAGCTACGGACAACAGTGGATTTGGGAGGAATATCTCGAAGAAATCTCTCGATATGGCAATCCGGCATATG GATATTAAGAATGGAACAGGAAACAGTCGCCAACTTTCAGGCAGCACACTCTTCCCCCAAAGCATACGGTCTGGAACTCCTAAGACCCAGTCTGTTCGGACATTGAGTTCATCAGCATCAGTGAACATGAATGGAGGCCTGCAATCCAGAAGTAATGGAGTTGTTTACGAGAATGGGAACAACATGAGTAGGCCTGTAGAAAATGGAACTGAAGCAAATGGGGGTGGACGGTATTCTGCAAAACTGAATGATGTGGACATCTATGAGAGCTCTCGCTATGATGCAATATTGCTCAAAGAAGACCTGAAGAATACAAACTGGCTACACAGTTTGGATGATAAATTGGATGAAGGACCCATCTTTGATAATGGATTTGAGCATCTGCCTGAACCTTTCGGCCTCTTATAA